From Drosophila suzukii chromosome 2R, CBGP_Dsuzu_IsoJpt1.0, whole genome shotgun sequence, a single genomic window includes:
- the BBS9 gene encoding protein PTHB1 codes for MSLFNVCSWWSAQCSDPGEEYDVASLLCARFGLESQEKDYIIVGSQTGQLSIYYPHRRSYDATDLLLETQMVAPIIGLYAGKFSGNVRNENTNQLGVLLPNAIVIYNVLAIGGLADHGAQLRLQVQAEHKFQRVSFGLCQGHFGQVKGREFFCVVHLDGTLTFYEQDGISYECRFPGYRALPAPVAYCERTDSFFRFSATWDLQCFSYQDLSHSLVTKSSYQPTWTQCVGEGIVDMRVVQVKENCSYIMILGERNFISLDDNGKFNFMLKLDYAPKCFTSFVVGYYWEPGARLISAIISDSSKLHLYEEANIIWAAQWPNQSPAPVAIQRSNVQNLAGGIVTLGAKGQLEVGYLGADPFQFQVQPLNVQELSFAQAHKELQQLEDEIKEAVDVRDMDALNQQAADQVRLSFSIQEEAIDDLDTLLLDVPADVAVKELPSAKGLLRCKIKAELAELQLVFQTPNGVRCSQDTVSFVDVKAGTSKEFKLDFYIAELLHIHSTKVEVVASFLSTRGIPRVIQQSANLPLSMFYRVCQPQKAAGIKLTYSITSRHVTPKLAAFFGEFLEEQSDAHALGLQLLCPGLEKQSEIITVVAAKNSNRLRIQSDYVETFAIILERIVERTLQLDSSAGLIKMDKKKPKRGVLNRCVERLMAAPFLPAQPILHRIDVHHETQQSIRKQTDQLEDLWLQFKTLQRQLQEQSEGEPKEALTMQIESNYDQLILEGDKLVEIRRDERKQRCDLNCAVALAKWIIHALNLEERVVNVVNSVLSVPIEDWTELSWEESMAPGIDMLHHFGPLTRSKSTSTHGLLDGNAGTRDSFDYSRFRRHFATLFDRIVRLASSPVAVYPEKTTEEPPTEEKPPATQQVDEIENMQRMLGEKGLPLAPPKRKTNMSSSLEAVEDDEEYDEEDLREDVGYRKEYGATDQKNPSNKKRSEWVNEDFELPTTEELFSDLGIWW; via the exons ATGTCGTTGTTCAATGTCTGCAGCTGGTGGTCTGCCCAGTGTTCCGATCCTGGAGAGGAATACGATGTGGCCAGTTTACTGTGCGCTCGCTTTGGCCTGGAGTCGCAGGAAAAGGACTACATTATTGTGGGCTCCCAGACGGGACAGCTGAGTATCTACTATCCGCACCGCAGGAGCTACGACGCCACCGACCTGCTACTGGAAACCCAGATGGTGGCTCCCATTATCGGGTTATATGCTGGCAAGTTTAGTGG AAATGTTCGTAATGAAAATACCAATCAGTTGGGGGTACTCCTACCCAACGCTATTGTTATTTACAATGTCTTGGCCATCGGCGGATTGGCGGATCATGGAGCTCAGTTGCGCCTCCAGGTGCAGGCGGAGCATAAGTTTCAGCGCGTCTCGTTTGGACTGTGCCAGGGTCACTTTGGCCAGGTTAAGGGTCGGGAATTCTTTTGCGTGGTCCATCTGGATGGGACGTTGACTTTCTATGAGCAGGATGGCATCTCCTACGAGTGTCGATTCCCAGGATACCGGGCTCTTCCCGCACCAGTCGCATATTGCGAGCGCACCGATAGCTTCTTTCGGTTTAGTGCCACCTGGGATCTTCAATGCTTCAGCTACCAGGATCTATCCCACTCGCTGGTCACCAAGAGCAGCTACCAGCCCACATGGACGCAGTGCGTCGGCGAGGGCATTGTCGATATGCGGGTGGTTCAAGTGAAGGA GAACTGTTCCTATATCATGATCTTGGGTGAACGAAACTTTATTTCACTGGACGACAACGGGAAATTCAACTTTATGCTCAAACTGGACTATGCTCCAAAGTGTTTTACCAGCTTTGTGGTGGGCTACTACTGGG AGCCCGGAGCCCGCCTCATAAGCGCCATCATTTCGGACTCCTCCAAGTTGCATTTGTATGAGGAGGCCAACATTATTTGGGCGGCACAATGGCCAAATCAATCGCCCGCTCCGGTGGCCATACAGCGCTCCAATGTCCAAAATCTAGCTGGAGGAATTGTAACATTGGGCGCCAAAGGACAGCTCGAGGTGGGCTACCTCGGAGCCGATCCCTTCCAGTTCCAGGTGCAGCCCTTGAACGTGCAGGAGTTGAGTTTTGCCCAGGCCCACAAGGAGCTTCAGCAGCTGGAGGATGAGATCAAGGAGGCGGTGGATGTGCGGGACATGGATGCCCTCAATCAGCAGGCGGCTGATCAAGTGCGCCTTAGCTTCAGTATCCAGGAGGAAGCCATCGATGATCTGGATACCTTGTTGTTGGATGTGCCGGCGGATGTGGCTGTCAAGGAGTTGCCCTCGGCCAAGGGCTTGCTGCGCTGCAAAATTAAGGCGGAGCTGGCCGAATTGCAGTTGGTGTTCCAGACGCCCAATGGAGTGCGATGCAGTCAGGATACCGTAAGCTTTGTGGATGTGAAAGCAGGCACAAGTAAGGAATTCAAGTTGGACTTTTACATCGCCGAGTTGCTGCATATCCACAGTACTAAAGTGGAAGTGGTGGCCTCTTTTTTGAGTACCAGG GGCATTCCGCGGGTTATCCAGCAAAGCGCCAACCTCCCTCTGTCCATGTTCTATCGTGTTTGTCAGCCCCAAAAGGCGGCTGGAATCAAGCTGACCTATAGCATCACCAGTCGGCATGTGACTCCCAAGCTGGCCGCCTTTTTCGGGGAGTTCCTGGAGGAGCAGAGCGATGCCCATGCTCTGGGCCTGCAATTACTCTGTCCGGGTCTTGAGAAGCAGAGTGAAATAATCACTGTGGTGGCCGCCAAGAACTCCAATCGCTTACGCATACAGTCCGATTACGTGGAGACCTTCGCCATTATTCTGGAGAGGATTGTGGAGAGAACGCTCCAGCTGGATAGTTCTGCGGGACTGATCAAGATGGACAAAAAGAAGCCAAAGCGCGGAGTCCTCAATCGCTGTGTGGAACGCCTAATGGCGGCTCCCTTTCTGCCCGCCCAACCCATCCTGCATCGGATTGATGTCCACCACGAAACCCAGCAGAGCATCAGGAAGCAAACG GATCAATTGGAGGACCTCTGGCTGCAGTTCAAGACCCTTCAGCGCCAACTACAGGAGCAGTCGGAGGGAGAGCCCAAGGAAGCCCTCACAATGCAAATAGAGTCCAACTACGACCAGCTAATCCTGGAGGGCGACAAGCTGGTGGAGATTAGGCGGGACGAACGCAA ACAGCGCTGCGACCTAAATTGCGCCGTGGCTTTAGCCAAATGGATTATTCATGCCCTGAACCTGGAGGAGCGCGTGGTAAATGTGGTTAACTCAGTGCTAAGTGTGCCCATCGAAGACTGGACAGAACTG AGTTGGGAGGAATCGATGGCGCCCGGCATCGATATGCTGCATCATTTTGGGCCGCTGACGCGCTCAAAGTCCACATCCACTCATGGATTACTGGATGGCAACGCTGGAACCCGGGACAGTTTTGATTACAGCCGATTTAGACGACATTTTGCAACTCTTTTCGACAGGATTGTGAGATTGGCCTCCTCTCCGGTGGCGGTTTATCCCGAAAAAACCACTGAAGAACCCCCGACGGAGGAGAAGCCACCGGCAACACAGCAGGTGGATGAAATAGAGAACATGCAGCGTATGCTCGGAGAGAAGGGTTTGCCACTGGCTCCGCCGAAGCGTAAGACCAACATGAGCAGCTCCCTGGAGGCAGTGGAAGACGATGAGGAGTACGATGAGGAGGATCTTCGGGAGGATGTGGGCTATCGCAAGGAGTACGGAGCAACCGACCAGAAGAACCCAAGCAACAAAAAGCGATCCGAGTGGGTCAACGAGGACTTTGAGCTGCCAACCACCGAGGAGCTATTTAGCGACCTGGGCATCTGGTGGTAG
- the LOC108008822 gene encoding venom allergen-1, whose protein sequence is MLFGIYISIGCLLMILGVAISQPLSWCDPELCPDNTVHIACNNDGEFHETCSPDATMVDLKPYRNLIVEEHNKRRNFIASGSLPGYYPATRMATMVWDEELEYLATLNLKTCYLEHDDCHNSYRFRNLGQNLCGVDRRRNWPLNVTNLVEQSMGLWFGEHKLIDSSYISDFKLTRNLEKYGHFVETVLDRNTHVGCAMMRFTNPQYPFLYIYNTACNYASVYAIGVPVYNAGEPASECRTGSNPEYPALCSIREEYNPNHNLY, encoded by the exons ATGTTGTTCGGAATATATATATCGATCGGTTGTCTGCTGATGATCTTGGGGGTGGCGATCTCCCAACCGTTGTCCTGGTGCGATCCCGAATTGTGTCCGGATAACACGGTGCACATAGCTTGTAATAATGACGGG GAGTTCCATGAGACCTGCTCCCCGGATGCCACCATGGTGGACCTAAAGCCTTATCGCAATTTGATCGTTGAGGAGCACAACAAGCGGAGGAACTTCATTGCCTCTGGATCCCTGCCTGGATATTATCCGGCCACCCGCATGGCCACCATGGTGTGGGATGAGGAACTGGAGTACCTGGCCACGTTGAACTTGAAAACCTGCTACCTGGAGCACGACGACTGTCACAACAGCTACCGCTTTCGGAATCTGGGTCAGAACCTCTGCGGGGTCGACCGCCGGCGGAACTGGCCGCTGAACGTGACCAATCTGGTGGAGCAGTCGATGGGCCTGTGGTTCGGGGAACACAAGCTGATCGACAGCAGTTACATATCCGATTTTAAGCTCACGAGGAATCT TGAAAAGTATGGACACTTTGTGGAGACTGTGCTGGACCGTAATACCCATGTGGGCTGTGCCATGATGCGCTTCACCAATCCCCAGTACCCCTTCCTCTACATCTACAACACGGCCTGCAACTACGCCAGTGTCTATGCCATTGGAGTTCCTGTCTATAATGCCGGAGAACCCGCCTCTGAGTGCCGGACGGGCAGCAATCCGGAGTACCCCGCCCTCTGCTCCATCAGGGAGGAGTACAATCCCAACCACAATTTGTACTAG
- the LOC108008775 gene encoding antigen 5 like allergen Cul n 1, with the protein MSALIIGTVCLAILLQLVLAEEYSWCDPTLCPDGVRHIACRTTGQFARRCQSDAVQVDINRHKADFLHAHNKRRNFLALGKVPGYYPAARMATMVWDDELQYLSMLNSRTCKLDHDDCHNTYRYANSGQNLCAVWRPRDPYVNVTSLVEECLGLWFNEYDLIDSSFIDSFKVTSRFEDYGHFAEMNVDKNFAIGCSIMRFTRPDYPSVFIYNFICNYASLYALGAPVYETGRAASRCTTGKSHFYPGLCSTREVYDPNW; encoded by the exons ATGTCGGCATTGATCATTGGAACTGTCTGCCTGGCCATCTTGCTGCAGTTAGTCCTGGCGGAGGAATATAGCTGGTGTGATCCCACTCTTTGCCCGGATGGAGTTAGACATATTGCCTGCCGAACTACAGGC CAATTTGCCAGACGTTGCCAATCAGATGCTGTCCAAGTGGATATAAATCGTCACAAGGCAGACTTCCTGCATGCCCACAACAAAAGGAGGAACTTCCTGGCCTTAGGAAAAGTGCCAGGATATTATCCAGCCGCACGAATGGCCACAATG GTGTGGGATGATGAGCTGCAGTACCTGTCCATGTTGAATTCCCGTACCTGCAAACTGGACCACGATGATTGCCACAACACCTACCGATATGCCAACTCTGGACAGAATCTCTGCGCCGTGTGGCGACCAAGGGATCCTTATGTGAATGTTACCAGTTTGGTGGAGGAGTGCCTGGGTCTCTGGTTCAACGAATACGATCTGATAGACAGCAGTTTTATCGATTCCTTCAAAGTCACCTCCCGTTT TGAGGACTACGGTCACTTTGCTGAGATGAATGTGGACAAGAACTTTGCGATAGGCTGCTCTATTATGCGATTCACACGTCCCGATTATCCCTCCGTATTTATCTACAACTTTATCTGCAACTATGCTTCACTGTACGCCCTGGGAGCCCCTGTTTATGAGACGGGTAGAGCGGCATCTCGATGCACCACGGGCAAGAGCCACTTCTATCCAGGATTGTGCTCCACCCGCGAGGTGTACGATCCCAATTGGTGA
- the cv-2 gene encoding BMP-binding endothelial regulator protein, whose product MCCQSSGQWKFSAQQPPKSPAPRRHYLGFSQRTQVLILTIILLAVLQTQTVAAGAGDSLSGVRQSCSNEGEEVQLKNQPQIFTCFKCECQNGFVNCRDTCPPVNDCYILDKSNGTCCRRCKGCSFRGMSYESGSEWSDPEDPCKTYKCVATVVTETIQKCYSQCDDNQLQPPRPGECCPTCQGCKINGQTVAEGQEVDASIDDRCLVCQCRGNQLTCSKKTCPVLPCPMSKQTKRPDECCPRCPQNHSFLPVPGKCLFNKSVYPEKTQFMPDRCTNCTCLNGTSVCQRPTCPILECSPEFQEPDGCCPRCAVAEVRSECSLDGVIYQNNETWDMGPCRSCRCNGGTIRCAQMRCPAVKCRANEELKQPAGECCQRCVETAGTCTVFGDPHFRTFDGKFFSFQGSCKYLLASDCLGKTFHIRLTNEGRGTRRASWAKTVTLNLRNLKVNLGQRMRVKVNGTRVTLPYVGVAGGQNVTIERLADGGAVMLRSEMGLTLEWNGAGFLQVSVPAKFKQRLCGLCGNFNGSSRDDLTGKDGRSHGDDEVWHFANSWKVGGPKSCSRKREFLAATPTCDKRKSNFYCHPLSVPDLFGECHERLNPENYKAACRMDVCECPSGDCHCDSFAAYAHECRRLGVHLPDWRNATSCPAAGWRRGNATLSSFKGNQFYGDPSFSRMKGRRRQKNHQLRLQLQQEQQQRSKQGQKGRHKPGGLSSGHAHNRLDKDQLQKEFILKHVPSSFLYPRAPDRTPPPLH is encoded by the exons ATGTGTTGCCAATCAAGTGGCCAGTGGAAATTTTCTGCGCAGCAGCCTCCGAAATCACCGGCGCCAAGGCGGCATTACCTAGGATTTTCCCAACGCACCCAGGTCCTGATCCTCACCATAATCCTGCTGGCCGTGCTCCAAACTCAGACAGTCGCCGCCGGAGCGGGCGATAGTCTATCAG GCGTCCGGCAATCCTGTTCGAATGAGGGAGAAGAAGTGCAACTGAAGAATCAACCGCAGATTTTCACCTGCTTTAAATGCGAATGCCAG AACGGATTCGTCAATTGCCGCGATACCTGTCCGCCCGTAAATGATTGCTATATTCTGGATAAATCGAATGGAACTTGTTGCCGCAGGTGCAAAG GTTGCTCTTTCCGTGGAATGTCCTATGAGAGCGGTTCGGAGTGGAGCGATCCGGAGGATCCCTGCAAGACGTACAAGTGCGTGGCCACCGTGGTCACCGAGACGATCCAGAAGTGCTATTCGCAGTGCGACGACAACCAGTTACAGCCTCCACGGCCCGGCGAATGCTGCCCCACCTGTCAGG GTTGCAAGATCAACGGACAAACGGTGGCCGAGGGCCAGGAGGTGGACGCCTCCATCGACGACCGCTGTCTGGTGTGCCAGTGCCGCGGGAACCAGCTGACCTGCTCCAAGAAGACCTGCCCGGTGCTCCCGTGCCCCATGTCCAAGCAGACCAAGCGTCCGGACGAGTGCTGTCCGCGGTGTCCGCAGAACCACAGTTTCCTCCCGGTTCCAG GCAAGTGCCTCTTCAACAAGAGTGTGTACCCCGAGAAGACGCAGTTCATGCCGGACAGGTGTACGAACTGCACCTGCCTCAACGGCACCTCCGTCTGCCAGCGGCCCACGTGCCCGATTCTGGAGTGCTCACCGGAGTTCCAGGAGCCGGATGGCTGTTGTCCCCGTTGCGCCGTCGCCGAGGTGCGGAGCGAATGCAGCCTGGACGGGGTGATCTACCAGAACAACGAAACCTGGGACATGGGTCCCTGCCGCAGTTGCCGGTGCAACGGGGGCACCATCCGCTGTGCCCAGATGCGCTGTCCGGCGGTCAAGTGCCGGGCCAACGAGGAGCTGAAGCAGCCGGCGGGGGAGTGCTGCCAGCGGTGCGTGGAGACGGCCGGAACCTGCACGGTGTTCGGGGATCCCCACTTTCGCACCTTCGACGGCAAGTTCTTCAGCTTCCAGGGCAGCTGCAAGTACCTCCTGGCGTCCGACTGTCTGGGCAAGACCTTCCACATCCGGCTGACGAACGAGGGGCGTGGTACGAGGCGCGCCAGTTGGGCCAAAACGGTAACCCTCAATCTGCGCAACCTGAAGGTGAATCTCGGCCAGCGGATGCGGGTCAAGGTGAACGGGACAAGGGTCACGCTGCCCTATGTGGGCGTGGCCGGTGGCCAGAATGTCACCATTGAACGGCTGGCCGACGGAGGAGCGGTGATGCTGAGATCGGAGATGGGTCTGACCCTGGAGTGGAATGGAGCTGGCTTCCTGCAGGTCTCGGTGCCGGCGAAATTCAAGCAAAGGCTGTGCGGGCTGTGTGGCAACTTCAACGGCAGTTCCCGCGATGATCTCACCGGGAAGGATGGACGCAGTCACGGGGACGACGAGGTCTGGCACTTTGCCAACTCCTGGAAGGTGGGTGGCCCCAAGTCCTGTTCGCGAAAACGCGAATTCCTGGCCGCCACGCCCACCTGCGACAAGCGCAAGTCGAACTTCTACTGCCATCCGCTGAGTGTTCCGGATCTCTTTGGCGAGTGCCACGAGCGGCTGAATCCGGAGAACTACAAGGCCGCCTGCCGGATGGACGTGTGTGAGTGTCCCTCGGGCGATTGCCACTGCGACAGCTTTGCGGCCTACGCCCACGAGTGCCGCCGCCTGGGCGTCCACCTGCCGGACTGGAGGAATGCCACCAGTTGTCCAGCGGCCGGCTGGCGACGCGGCAATGCCACGCTGTCCAGCTTTAAGGGCAACCAGTTCTACGGCGATCCGAGCTTCAGCCGGATGAAGGGTCGCCGGCGGCAGAAGAACCACCAGCTGCGACTGCAGttgcagcaggagcagcagcagcggagCAAACAGGGCCAGAAGGGGCGGCACAAGCCGGGCGGCCTGTCCAgcggccacgcccacaacCGGCTGGACAAGGATCAGCTGCAGAAGGAGTTCATCCTGAAGCACGTGCCCAGCAGTTTCCTCTATCCGCGTGCGCCGGATCGCACGCCGCCGCCCCTCCACTAA